In one Apostichopus japonicus isolate 1M-3 chromosome 18, ASM3797524v1, whole genome shotgun sequence genomic region, the following are encoded:
- the LOC139959053 gene encoding ADP-ribosylation factor-like protein 5B isoform X2, protein MGYVFSKIWSFFTNEEYKVIIVGLDNAGKTTILYQILMNEVVHTSPTIGSNVEEVTYKNIHFLMWDIGGQESLRSAWATYYAGTHFVILVIDSTDRERLHVSKAELYNMLANEDLKPAAMLLYANKQDVKGSMTPAEISQHLNLTSIKDHKWNIQACCALTGEGLYQGLEWIASQVRR, encoded by the exons ATGGGATATGTCTTTTCAAAAATATGGAGTTTCTTCACTAATGAAG aGTACAAGGTGATCATAGTTGGGTTGGATAATGCTGGTAAGACGACCATTCTTTATCAAAT ACTCATGAATGAAGTTGTACACACTTCACCAACCATTGGCAGTAATGTAGAAGAAGTCACATATAAAAATATCCATTTCCTAATGTGGGATATTGGTGGCCAAGAATCACTCAGGTCTGCCTGGGCAACTTACTATGCAGGAACACAT TTTGTTATTTTAGTCATAGATAGTACAGACCGAGAGAGGTTACATGTCAGCAAAGCAGAATTGTACAACATGTTAGCTAATGAG GATCTTAAACCGGCTGCCATGCTCCTGTACGCCAACAAACAAGATGTCAAGGGATCAATGACCCCCGCAGAGATCTCTCAACACCTGAACCTAACATCAATTAAGGATCACAAATGGAATATACAAGCTTGCTGTGCCCTAACAGGGGAAGG ATTATATCAAGGCCTAGAGTGGATAGCTAGTCAGGTTCGAAGGTGA
- the LOC139959053 gene encoding ADP-ribosylation factor-like protein 5B isoform X1, whose product MLSNEGAALTINEMGYVFSKIWSFFTNEEYKVIIVGLDNAGKTTILYQILMNEVVHTSPTIGSNVEEVTYKNIHFLMWDIGGQESLRSAWATYYAGTHFVILVIDSTDRERLHVSKAELYNMLANEDLKPAAMLLYANKQDVKGSMTPAEISQHLNLTSIKDHKWNIQACCALTGEGLYQGLEWIASQVRR is encoded by the exons ATGCTTTCCAACGAG GGGGCAGCATTGACCATTAATGAGATGGGATATGTCTTTTCAAAAATATGGAGTTTCTTCACTAATGAAG aGTACAAGGTGATCATAGTTGGGTTGGATAATGCTGGTAAGACGACCATTCTTTATCAAAT ACTCATGAATGAAGTTGTACACACTTCACCAACCATTGGCAGTAATGTAGAAGAAGTCACATATAAAAATATCCATTTCCTAATGTGGGATATTGGTGGCCAAGAATCACTCAGGTCTGCCTGGGCAACTTACTATGCAGGAACACAT TTTGTTATTTTAGTCATAGATAGTACAGACCGAGAGAGGTTACATGTCAGCAAAGCAGAATTGTACAACATGTTAGCTAATGAG GATCTTAAACCGGCTGCCATGCTCCTGTACGCCAACAAACAAGATGTCAAGGGATCAATGACCCCCGCAGAGATCTCTCAACACCTGAACCTAACATCAATTAAGGATCACAAATGGAATATACAAGCTTGCTGTGCCCTAACAGGGGAAGG ATTATATCAAGGCCTAGAGTGGATAGCTAGTCAGGTTCGAAGGTGA